A portion of the Acidobacteriota bacterium genome contains these proteins:
- a CDS encoding fibronectin type III domain-containing protein translates to MPRCVTLSWTAPGDDGDVGTAALYDIRYSTSYLTEANWASAARALYVPTPEPAGTRQWVTVTNLEPATTYYIALKTADERMNWSEMSNVVARTTPPDICVGEVGNADCDPEEKIDIGDLTTLIRYLFIERESACICLTEANIDGDPDGVVDIFDLTLLIGVLFTSDPYLPPCP, encoded by the coding sequence ATGCCCCGCTGCGTTACGCTCAGTTGGACGGCTCCCGGCGATGACGGCGACGTCGGGACGGCCGCTCTGTATGATATCCGTTATTCCACCTCTTACCTGACCGAGGCAAACTGGGCTTCCGCCGCCCGGGCGCTGTATGTCCCAACGCCGGAGCCGGCCGGGACCCGCCAGTGGGTCACCGTTACCAACCTTGAGCCTGCCACTACCTACTATATTGCGCTTAAGACGGCCGATGAGCGCATGAATTGGTCGGAGATGTCGAACGTTGTGGCCAGGACCACGCCGCCGGACATCTGCGTGGGCGAGGTCGGCAACGCCGACTGCGACCCCGAGGAGAAGATCGATATCGGTGACCTCACCACGCTCATCAGGTACCTCTTTATCGAGCGGGAATCGGCCTGCATCTGCCTGACCGAGGCCAACATCGACGGCGACCCTGACGGCGTGGTGGACATCTTCGACCTGACCCTGTTGATAGGCGTTCTCTTCACCAGTGACCCCTACCTGCCACCGTGCCCTTAG
- a CDS encoding diaminopropionate ammonia-lyase, whose protein sequence is MCDYLINPHRRAEPDFDSDIVSAFESRDIFPFHQALPGYAPTPLLSLPTLAGRLGLRRVLVKDESHRLGLSAFKVLGASYAIYRFLKRRSEAATGKPFEIADFFRRDQAARGNSVTFCTATDGNHGRAVAWTAKLVGQRAVIYMPRGSVRARVESIEKENAKVFIVDGNYDDAVKQAAADADLNGWQIISDTAYPGYMEIPAWVQAGYTTLFREIDESLAGSPAVETDVVFIQSGVGSLAAAAAWHNVRGRSGRRPGLVNVEPSAADCLLASARSSSGDVRSTTGSRDTIMAGLNCGTPSLVAWPVVKQVVDVFMSIPDRFSKRAMRTFYHPGRSDERIESGESGAAGLGALLALCEAASLAPAREALGLGSDSTILLINTEGATDPVNFRKVVNVD, encoded by the coding sequence ATGTGTGATTATTTGATCAATCCCCATCGTCGCGCTGAACCGGACTTCGATTCGGACATAGTCTCGGCCTTCGAGAGCCGCGACATCTTTCCGTTTCACCAGGCTCTTCCGGGCTATGCGCCGACGCCGTTGCTGTCGCTGCCGACCCTGGCCGGGCGGCTCGGCTTGAGACGGGTTCTCGTCAAGGATGAATCGCACCGCCTCGGGCTGTCCGCCTTCAAGGTGCTGGGTGCGTCGTACGCGATATACCGCTTCCTGAAACGCCGGTCTGAGGCGGCCACGGGAAAACCGTTCGAGATAGCTGACTTTTTCCGGCGGGATCAGGCCGCGCGAGGGAACTCTGTCACCTTTTGTACGGCTACGGACGGCAACCACGGCCGGGCGGTGGCATGGACCGCGAAATTGGTAGGGCAGAGGGCGGTCATCTACATGCCCCGAGGCAGCGTTCGCGCGAGAGTGGAGAGTATCGAGAAGGAAAACGCAAAGGTTTTCATCGTGGACGGCAATTATGACGACGCGGTGAAACAGGCGGCCGCTGACGCCGACCTCAACGGCTGGCAGATAATCTCCGACACCGCCTACCCCGGCTACATGGAGATTCCCGCATGGGTCCAGGCCGGTTACACGACGTTGTTCCGGGAAATCGACGAGAGCCTTGCCGGAAGTCCGGCCGTGGAAACAGACGTTGTCTTCATTCAGTCCGGCGTCGGCAGCCTGGCGGCGGCGGCAGCGTGGCACAACGTCCGGGGCCGGTCAGGTCGCAGACCCGGGCTGGTGAACGTCGAACCATCCGCGGCGGACTGCCTGTTGGCGTCGGCTCGTTCATCGTCCGGCGACGTCCGCTCGACCACCGGCAGTCGGGACACCATTATGGCGGGCCTGAACTGCGGCACGCCCTCGCTTGTTGCCTGGCCGGTGGTGAAACAGGTCGTGGACGTATTCATGTCCATTCCGGATCGGTTTAGCAAGCGGGCCATGCGGACGTTCTACCACCCGGGTCGATCGGACGAACGCATCGAGTCGGGCGAATCCGGCGCCGCCGGTCTTGGCGCCCTGCTGGCGCTCTGTGAAGCCGCTTCGCTGGCGCCCGCCCGCGAGGCGCTCGGTCTCGGCAGTGACAGCACCATTCTGCTCATCAACACCGAGGGCGCGACCGACCCGGTCAATTTCCGCAAGGTCGTCAATGTCGATTAA
- a CDS encoding M14 family zinc carboxypeptidase, which produces MRRKAHLVCLLVFLLAFAALVRAGNLNNQQARVYFDTKQQYVDLLGLHLDVATRGDDYFDVITNPDELARLDSLGFRTEIIHEDLAQFYRSRMFMRPTDMGGYKTLDEVYAALDAIIADHPGIVSARQSIGKTIEMRDMWAVKISDNPDVDEDEPEIFFSGAIHAREVITPELLLYYMDYLTDNYGSITEVTDLVDEREIWFVLVINPDGYYHNEVIEPDGGGMWRKNRRYNGDGTYGVDLNRNFGYNWGYDDIGSSPYTSDEIYRGSDPFSEPETQNMRDFIESRHFVISIYYHSFSNLVVWPWSYDQFLTPDNDLFDAMADSIQAHNGYAALPGWAFYPVNGDSDDWGYGEQMTKDRVFSMTIEVGGDDDGFWPPLYRVPELVQENLEPNLFLTRVAGSVYRLRAPATPQIVLPETVDSAGYDVAWTFSDTLNPAVAFELTELQGYQRVLDEAVDFARWEDDGFEISGVRSHSPGASFYSTRGNLLLNDLRSKYPCTVQPGDTLRFWTWYDIETNWDYAYVGVSTDGAEFITIPGNLTTTYDPYGSNAGHGITGSSSGWVQAVFDLAAFVGQDVYFRFSYVTDGYVSEEGIYIDDVYPAVEFAVGNVISSTLSDTPYHFSDKPVGTYYYRLRAQDAEDQWSLPSPLAGTIVTSGAVCFDSDGDGFGDPDHPENECPVDNCPDVFNPDQTDSDLDGLGDSCDTIFAGDLDVDGVTSTVADLVVANHYFLSGLSAFAVDPPTQIAQFDVNCDGATLSTADLYTLTDIVMGDVEPCYEGLFRHEPGALPWYASKDAAIALPDQDSTYEIVVDSVIVPETDTARVAVRFHGGSEAFLAFQFNLEYSTRHLELLDATLDEDYSEWNWFEHRTRVIGDSARTTIAGVAWSFSGSSQPGQSQTMSTDSAALVWLTFHLLRTDTAFVMTVKFVWERCGDNTLAVGTLDPITPSLTLERLAVSRNVYDFFSTDITGQPTYGGCGDECLAGWLGAVPTRLIDFRTGYVRYLGTCCYRMSGNVDCDPDDIVDIGDLTRLIDYLFISEEPLCCPDEANCDGDFAGVVDIGDLTRLISYLFISGDPLYFCQ; this is translated from the coding sequence ATGCGCCGCAAAGCACACCTTGTCTGCCTGCTCGTCTTCCTGCTGGCCTTTGCCGCCCTTGTACGGGCCGGAAACCTGAACAACCAGCAGGCGCGAGTGTATTTCGACACCAAGCAGCAGTATGTTGATCTGCTCGGGCTGCACCTTGACGTCGCGACCCGTGGTGACGACTACTTTGACGTGATTACCAATCCCGACGAACTGGCCCGCCTGGACTCGCTCGGGTTTCGGACGGAGATCATCCACGAGGACCTGGCGCAGTTCTACCGCTCACGCATGTTCATGCGGCCGACCGACATGGGCGGCTATAAGACGCTCGACGAGGTCTACGCTGCTCTCGATGCGATAATCGCCGACCACCCGGGTATCGTTTCGGCGAGGCAGAGTATCGGCAAAACGATTGAAATGCGCGACATGTGGGCGGTCAAGATCTCCGACAATCCGGATGTCGACGAGGACGAGCCGGAAATTTTTTTCTCGGGCGCCATTCATGCCCGTGAGGTAATCACGCCGGAGCTTCTGCTGTATTACATGGACTACCTGACGGACAACTACGGGTCGATCACGGAGGTGACCGACCTTGTGGACGAACGCGAAATCTGGTTCGTCCTGGTGATCAATCCCGACGGTTACTACCACAATGAAGTGATAGAGCCTGACGGCGGCGGCATGTGGCGCAAGAACCGTCGCTACAACGGTGACGGTACGTACGGGGTGGACCTCAACCGGAATTTCGGCTATAACTGGGGCTATGACGACATCGGCTCGTCGCCCTACACATCCGATGAGATATACCGTGGCAGCGATCCGTTCTCCGAACCCGAGACGCAGAACATGAGGGACTTCATCGAAAGCCGCCACTTCGTGATCAGCATCTACTATCACTCCTTCTCCAATCTTGTCGTCTGGCCCTGGTCGTACGACCAGTTTCTTACGCCGGATAACGATCTTTTCGATGCCATGGCGGATTCCATTCAGGCGCATAACGGTTACGCGGCCCTTCCCGGCTGGGCCTTCTACCCGGTTAACGGTGACAGCGACGACTGGGGGTACGGAGAGCAGATGACCAAGGACAGGGTCTTTTCCATGACCATTGAGGTGGGCGGCGATGACGACGGTTTCTGGCCGCCGTTGTACCGTGTTCCCGAGTTGGTGCAGGAAAACCTCGAGCCGAACCTGTTCCTGACGCGGGTTGCCGGGTCGGTCTACCGGTTGCGTGCTCCGGCGACGCCGCAGATCGTGCTGCCTGAAACGGTGGACAGCGCGGGTTATGACGTTGCCTGGACGTTCTCCGACACCCTGAACCCGGCGGTGGCGTTCGAATTGACCGAGTTGCAGGGCTACCAGCGGGTTCTTGACGAAGCCGTCGATTTCGCGCGCTGGGAGGACGACGGGTTTGAGATATCCGGCGTGCGGAGTCACTCCCCTGGGGCGAGCTTTTACTCCACGCGCGGGAACCTGCTCCTGAACGACCTTCGTTCAAAGTATCCGTGCACCGTCCAGCCGGGCGACACGCTGAGGTTCTGGACGTGGTACGATATTGAAACCAACTGGGACTATGCCTACGTCGGTGTCTCCACGGACGGCGCGGAGTTCATCACCATCCCGGGCAACCTGACGACAACGTATGATCCTTACGGCAGCAACGCGGGCCACGGCATTACCGGCTCCTCGAGCGGCTGGGTCCAGGCCGTCTTCGACCTGGCGGCCTTTGTCGGGCAGGACGTGTACTTTCGTTTCTCATACGTGACGGACGGCTACGTCTCCGAAGAGGGCATCTATATTGACGACGTATACCCTGCCGTTGAGTTTGCGGTGGGAAACGTCATATCGTCCACGCTATCTGACACCCCGTATCATTTCTCGGACAAACCCGTCGGTACCTACTACTACCGGCTGCGGGCGCAGGATGCCGAGGACCAGTGGAGCCTTCCGTCACCCCTGGCCGGTACGATCGTCACCAGCGGCGCCGTCTGCTTCGATTCCGACGGTGACGGTTTCGGCGATCCCGATCATCCCGAGAACGAATGCCCGGTCGACAATTGCCCGGACGTCTTCAATCCTGACCAGACCGACAGTGACCTTGACGGTCTGGGTGACTCCTGCGATACTATCTTCGCCGGAGACCTTGACGTGGACGGCGTTACCAGCACGGTGGCCGACCTGGTCGTGGCCAATCACTATTTCCTGAGCGGACTATCGGCTTTTGCGGTAGACCCGCCCACTCAGATTGCACAGTTTGACGTCAACTGCGACGGCGCGACCCTTTCGACTGCCGATCTCTACACCCTGACCGATATCGTCATGGGCGACGTCGAGCCCTGCTACGAAGGCCTCTTCAGACATGAACCGGGGGCACTTCCGTGGTATGCGTCTAAGGATGCCGCCATCGCGCTCCCGGATCAGGACTCCACGTACGAGATAGTGGTGGATAGCGTGATCGTACCGGAGACCGACACGGCGCGTGTCGCCGTTCGTTTCCATGGCGGCTCGGAGGCCTTTCTGGCCTTTCAGTTCAATCTCGAGTACTCCACCCGTCATCTGGAACTGCTTGACGCCACTCTGGACGAGGATTACAGCGAGTGGAACTGGTTCGAGCATCGCACCCGCGTGATCGGCGACAGCGCCAGAACGACAATTGCGGGCGTGGCCTGGAGCTTTAGCGGTTCGAGTCAGCCCGGTCAGAGCCAGACGATGTCGACCGACAGCGCCGCTCTCGTATGGCTGACGTTCCACCTTCTCAGAACCGACACCGCCTTCGTCATGACCGTTAAGTTTGTCTGGGAACGCTGCGGTGACAACACGCTGGCCGTCGGCACCCTCGACCCGATCACTCCCTCGCTGACCCTGGAACGCCTGGCCGTCTCCAGGAACGTGTACGATTTCTTCTCCACGGACATTACCGGTCAGCCGACTTACGGCGGATGCGGCGATGAGTGCCTGGCCGGCTGGCTGGGTGCCGTCCCGACCCGCCTTATCGACTTCCGCACCGGCTACGTGAGGTATCTGGGCACCTGCTGTTACCGTATGTCCGGCAACGTCGACTGCGATCCCGACGACATCGTCGACATCGGCGACCTGACCAGGCTTATCGACTATCTCTTTATCAGCGAGGAACCGCTGTGCTGTCCGGATGAGGCCAACTGCGACGGCGACTTTGCAGGAGTGGTGGATATCGGCGACCTGACCCGGCTGATCAGCTACCTGTTCATATCGGGTGACCCCCTGTATTTCTGCCAGTGA